The proteins below come from a single Aspergillus oryzae RIB40 DNA, chromosome 5 genomic window:
- a CDS encoding SDR family oxidoreductase (reductases with broad range of substrate specificities) translates to MSRLRGYKESTKIGNMVLAQPDNKHVMQAFSLKGKVAIVTGGTRGIGLEITNALAEAGADVAIIYNSSSTAEATAASIAKTHNVRVAAYQANVGDQKEIEAAVQKIVRDFGKLDIMVANSGIATAVAAEDYTTEQWQQIMNVNLDGAFYTAQAASRVFKEQGSGNIVFTASVSAALVNVPQKQAAYNASKAGVVQLAKCLSVEWVDFCRVNCISPGFVATEILDHHPPELREKWLSMIPASRMAGTYELKGAYVFCASDASSYMTGANLVIDGGYTLP, encoded by the exons ATGTCTAGACTGCGCGGTTACAAG GAGAGTACAAAGATTGGCAATATGGTTCTCGCACAGCCCGACAACAAACATGTTATGCAGGCGTTTAGCCTGAAGGGGAAAGTGGCTATTGTGACCG GTGGTACACGGGGTATTGGATTGGAGATTACTAATGCTTTGGCGGAGGCTGGTGCCGAT GTGGCAATTATTTACAACTCCTCCAGCACAGCCGAAGCCACAGCGGCCTCTATTGCAAAGACCCACAACGTGAGAGTCGCAGCGTACCAGGCCAATGTGGGTGACCAGAAGGAGATCGAAGCGGCTGTCCAGAAAATTGTCCGCGACTTTGGCAAGCTGGACATCATGGTTGCCAACTCCGGCATCGCCACCGCAGTCGCAGCCGAGGACTACACCACAGAGCAGTGGCAGCAAATCATGAATGTGAACTTGGACGGAGCATTTTACACAGCCCAGGCTGCTTCTCGGGTGTTCAAGGAGCAAGGGTCCGGTAATATCGTCTTTACTGCATCTGTTAGCGCCGCGTTGGTCAATGTGCCTCAGAAGCAAGCCGCG TATAATGCCTCCAAGGCTGGAGTTGTTCAGTTAGCCAAGTGTCTCTCCGTTGAGTGGGTGGACTTCTGCCGCGTGAACTGCATCTCTCCGGGTTTCGTCGCGACTGAAATTTTGGATCATCACCCACCAGAGCTGCGAGAGAAGTGGCTCAGCATGATCCCAGCCAGCAGAATGGCTGGAACATACGAGTTAAAGGGG GCATACGTATTTTGTGCATCGGACGCGTCGAGTTATATGACAGGAGCAAACTTAGTGATCGATGGTGGATACACCCTTCCCTAA
- a CDS encoding uncharacterized protein (predicted protein), producing MNAQDSSQSEQCFVPETEESRRHRERRARRDWRRRLRLHVISRLTDDNLRDLLTRPAEERDEDRNILDMETVRQYVPLEFEGRPVPDIDAPEELTWATEEAVKKRLCGIESIYAYTWSQPYNRTTRLVALWYGEEEPQLPEFLQDVPYFELRLGRDPRNIRPQVSCKILCVEPQSISAVMQPTRSFSSLGFLGLLEEDTHNGGRVRHVGVTVGHILDDSIEDIVELETDDQMYSVQLHPAPNFERRGRRRPAFRNHLPRFRSCFDSICLLEADTLSAELMDLLHISNAIDCNALFSVPEGIPLVDSLWDPALLDSEHVLKSLTQMLPLEVHKHGAATGQTTGQLVDIEDLENNDSHLKQTLGDDTLAKQLVIEWLSPEKSFARDGDSGSLVYAKKNGKIVPLGIHHGSDEGLRLSYAYLLWSWCEELDRKLGLRLTFCPPGRCPN from the exons ATGAATGCGCAAGACAGTTCTCAATCGGAACAGTGCTTTGTACCTGAGACAGAGGAAAGTCGAAGAcaccgagaaagaagagcccGGCGCGATTGGAGGCGCAGGCTCCGATTACACGTCATTTCCAGGCTAACAGATGACAATCTCCGTGATCTACTCACGAGGCCGGCAGAGGAACGAGATGAAGACAGAAATATTCTAGATATGGAGACTGTCCGACAATACGTGCCTCTTGAATTCGAAGGCAGGCCCGTCCCCGATATAGATGCGCCGGAGGAGCTTACATGGGCAACGGAAGAGGCTGTAAAAAAGCGACTGTGTGGAATTGAATC TATCTACGCGTACACCTGGAGTCAGCCATATAATCGTACGACCCGTCTCGTAGCCCTGTGGTATGGTGAAGAGGAGCCCCAGCTGCCGGAGTTTCTTCAGGACGTTCCTTATTTCGAGCTTCGATTGGGCCGTGATCCCAGAAATATTCGTCCTCAGGTATCATGTAAGATTCTTTGTGTTGAACCCCAGTCTATTTCCGCAGTGATGCAGCCTACTCGTTCTTTCAGCAGCCTAGGATTCTTaggtcttctggaagaggatACTCACAATGGAGGCCGTGTGCGCCATGTAGGCGTTACAGTGGGCCATATCCTAGACGATAGCATCGAAGATATAGTTGAACTTGAAACTGATGATCAGATGTATTCGGTCCAGCTACATCCAGCGCCCAACTTCGAGCGacgagggaggaggagaccCGCCTTCCGGAACCACTTGCCTAGGTTCCGAAGTTGCTTCGATAGTATCTGTCTTCTCGAGGCAGACACGCTGTCGGCTGAGCTGATGGATTTGCTCCATATATCCAACGCCATAGATTGCAATGCCCTTTTCTCTGTGCCAGAAGGAATTCCTCTAGTTGACTCTCTCTGGGACCCAGCTCTCCTTGATAGCGAACATGTTCTCAAGTCCTTAACGCAGATGCTTCCACTGGAAGTACATAAGCATGGAGCTGCCACCGGACAAACCACAGGCCAACTCGTGGATATTGAAGATTTGGAAAATAACGATAGCCACTTGAAACAGACACTTGGAGATGACACTCTGGCGAAACAGTTGGTGATCGAATGGCTGTCCCCCGAGAAGTCGTTTGCGCGAGATGGAGATTCTGGAAGTCTTGTGTacgcaaagaaaaatggTAAGATTGTCCCTTTAGGGATCCATCATGGATCCGATGAGGGCTTAAGGCTTAGCTATGCATATCTTCTGTGGTCATGGTGTGAGGAGCTAGATAGGAAACTGGGCCTACGGCTTACATTTTGTCCTCCTGGCCGCTGCCCCAACTAA
- a CDS encoding uncharacterized protein (predicted panthothenate kinase/uridine kinase-related protein) translates to MDAVYAQVVESIYSRAIIHDKPRFLVAIAGAPGSGKTTLANALTERLNAMPASIRRHTVCVPMDGFHLSRAELDQLPNRKEAYVRRGAPWTFDVSGFIMFVQRLRKWAEKDTSPFHNQTTPPPSPSSSEILHAPSFDHEKKDPVTDGISITPDTSIIILEGNYLLLDELQWRDVASMVDYRVFVEADLQVARERVAKRHVLAGIEPTLDDGFRRVDQNDFLNAQTISERRLPADLVINGTPEHQSKDN, encoded by the coding sequence ATGGACGCCGTATACGCTCAAGTCGTGGAATCAATCTACAGTCGCGCCATCATACACGACAAGCCTAGATTTCTCGTCGCAATCGCCGGAGCCCCAGGGTCTGGAAAGACCACCTTGGCAAATGCGCTCACCGAGCGCCTAAATGCAATGCCGGCAAGCATCCGCCGTCACACGGTATGCGTTCCGATGGACGGCTTCCATCTATCGCGAGCAGAGCTGGACCAGCTCCCCAACCGAAAGGAGGCCTATGTCCGCCGAGGAGCCCCATGGACATTCGACGTGTCAGGGTTCATAATGTTCGTCCAGAGGTTGCGCAAGTGGGCAGAGAAGGACACGAGCCCTTTTCACAATCAGACAACCCCACCTCCATCTCCCTCGTCCTCGGAGATCTTACATGCCCCCTCATTTGaccatgagaagaaggacccCGTCACCGACGGTATCTCCATAACCCCAGATACgtcaatcatcatcctggaGGGTAACTACTTGCTATTAGATGAGCTGCAGTGGCGGGACGTGGCATCTATGGTCGACTATCGTGTGTTCGTGGAGGCAGATTTACAGGTAGCTAGGGAGCGGGTTGCAAAGCGACATGTTCTGGCGGGAATCGAACCAACCCTTGATGATGGCTTCAGGAGGGTGGACCAAAACGACTTCCTAAATGCGCAGACTATTTCTGAAAGGCGCCTCCCGGCGGACCTGGTCATTAATGGTACACCTGAGCATCAGAGTAAGGATAATTGA
- a CDS encoding NAD(P)-dependent alcohol dehydrogenase (sorbitol dehydrogenase) has translation MRWFTIERLFFIWKLLKYQYSNPSFVLKAVKDVAFEDRPVPALQDPWDVRVQIAQTGICGSDVHYWQRGRIGDFVLTSPIVLGHESSGTVMDVGSAVKNLKVGDRVAIEPGIPCRHCEYCHSGSYNLCPNDRFAATPPHDGTLSKYYITQSDFCYPIPDHMNMEEGAMVEPVAVACQITKVGNVRANQKIVVFGCGPIGLLCQAVSKAYGAKKVIGVDISKSRAEFAKTFGADDVFVPPPPPADVSPEEWSEKLAKIIKEQFDLGEGPDVVLEATGAQPCIQTGIHLTKKGGTYVQAGMGRENVMFPITTACIRDLTIRGSIRYSTGCYSTAVDLIASGKVDVKRLITNRYTFEEAEQAFELVRQGKESVIKVIIEGYQGR, from the exons ATGAGATGGTTTACTATTGAAAGGCTCTTCTTTATTTGGAAACTTTTGAAGTATCAGT ACTCAAACCCCTCCTTCGTCCTCAAGGCCGTGAAGGATGTCGCCTTCGAAGATAGACCAGTTCCCGCGCTCCAGGATCCCTGGGATGTGCGCGTTCAGATCGCCCAAACAGGTATCTGCGGATCTGACGTGCATTACTGGCAAAGAGGCAGAATCGGCG ATTTTGTTCTCACAAGCCCCATCGTTCTCGGCCATGAAAGCTCAGGAACTGTTATGGACGTCGGATCGGCCGTCAAGAACCTGAAGGTTGGCGATCGTGTTGCCATCGAGCCTGGTATTCCCTGCAGACA CTGCGAGTACTGTCACAGTGGCTCGTACAACCTTTGTCCGAACGACCGCTTCGCAGCAACTCCTCCCCACGATGGAACTTTGTCGAAATACTACATCACCCAGTCTGACTTCTGCTACCCCATTCCCGATCACATGAACATGGAGGAAGGAGCCATGGTCGAGCCAGTCGCGGTCGCATGCCAGATTACCAAGGTCGGAAACGTGAGGGCGAACCAGAAGATCGTGGTCTTCGGCTGCGGTCCTATTGGTCTCCTCTGCCAGGCTGTCAGCAAGGCCTACGGcgccaagaaggtcatcgGCGTCGACATTAGCAAGTCTCGTGCGGAGTTTGCGAAGACCTTTGGCGCAGATGATGTCTTTGtaccccctccacctccggCTGATGTGTCTCCCGAGGAGTGGAGTGAGAAATTGGCGAAGATTATTAAGGAACAGTTCGACTTAGGCGAGGGCCCGGATGTTGTTCTTGAGGCTACTGGTGCACAACCTTGTATTCAGACTGGAATACACTTGACGAAGAAGGGCGGTACTTATGTTCAGGCTGGAATGGGACGTGAG AATGTTATGTTCCCAATTACAACTGCTTGTATTCGCGACTTGACTATCCGCGGGTCTATTCGTTACAGCACTGGTTGCTATTCGACTGCCGTGGACTTAATTGCTAGTGGAAAGGTGGATGTCAAGCGTCTCATTACCAACCGGTATACGTttgaggaggctgagcagGCATTCGAGCTGGTTAggcaaggaaaggagagtgTCATCAAAGTGATTATCGAGGGGTATCAGGGACGGTAG
- a CDS encoding uncharacterized protein (predicted protein), whose translation MIDFAKIYLVHAAGEIHHMIFIVGKSTATLEIPRWPDWKVHRLNKEINDLEVSYEDLGRDNILWNEELGSNADNEMPLLLSLGTGNIWPGQTSTATKRVAVTPGNGCRRRQNHNSVGITKCIALMLL comes from the exons ATGATCGACTTCGCAAAAATTTATCTTGTTCATGCGGCTGGGGAGATTCACCACATGATATTCATTGTGGGCAAAAGCACAGCAACTTTGGAGATACCGCGGTGGCCAGACTGGAAAGTTCACAGACtgaacaaggaaatcaatgACTTGGAAGTCAGCTACGAAGATCTTGGCCGTGACAACATTCTTTGGAATGAAGAGCTTGGCAGTAATGCTGATAATGAAATGCCCCTGCTCCTATCACTGGGCACGGGAAACATCTGGCCCGGCCAGACAAGCACCGCTACAAAGCGGGTGGCTGTTACGCCCGGAAATGGTTGTAGAAGGAGGCAGAACCATAATTCCGTGGGGATCACGAAGTGTATTGCTTTAATG Cttctttga
- a CDS encoding uncharacterized protein (predicted protein), producing MRVGNADDCDRLLPSCSLCDKFSRRCIYETLSKTPLTRQYLTEVEEELTRTKALLSELLPGTSRDISNGERFIYPEQGTTGDRGLTSEIPNREGSSEQPERTYVPHSNIGSETIPAPEVPSRPSLGVFSASLSNSGQLYDYSDRNQTGISHRANRRSQDAVMSMETPPSAGNVNFEWDERTEDQGGDGFVDGMAILPSRSNDGGYLGTASGAALLRMTNSQSGGERLDMPEPGRPFETASSHPSPSIPFALSSLSQLEPFVDAYFSLYHCSYPIIHEATFRAQFMEVIPRPTSNTWQVLLYVVAALGAFTAAVTPTDVDLALFKAAKARLTIDVLETGSLILVQALTLSSNYLQKRNKPNSGYNYLGLARRTAMGIGLHKEFPTSKASPLAMEMRRRVWYCLYIFDVGAIITFSRPLEFPEQGIETRLPLNIHESGITASTQTAPSPVTETTVYTHLRAQAMFHLKTNLIYTKITSTSFPSAAELIELDGRLIGDWLASLPYFFNEGAIQAPKFALCHSILRWRYRNLRILMYRPFLVGKWMLNSDQGPDGLREKDDTHVELAIQRCFDAARESVELISSFWAQHQKTTMACWYGVYFLFQAILIPVICLRNNPSDPAAHGWREQIFQAVNTLESMVPLNANAERFLRVIQSLCGCYLYPRSNGWEGPIQESPETQIANLYPLMWPTLEMAQLDGVDSALLTLCPFFSDNNL from the exons TGCGATCGTCTCTTGCCAAGTTGTTCGCTATGTGATAAGTTCAGTCGACGATGCATTTACGAAACGTTGTCAAAGACACCGTTAACCAGGCAATATTTGACtgaggtcgaggaggaatTGACGCGGACCAAGGCTCTACTCTCCGAGCTTCTACCTGGGACTAGTCGTGACATATCCAATGGGGAACGATTTATTTATCCTGAGCAGGGTACGACCGGCGACCGGGGTCTGACGTCCGAGATCCCTAACCGTGAGGGATCATCAGAGCAACCGGAGAGAACCTATGTACCCCACAGCAATATCGGTTCCGAGACTATCCCTGCTCCGGAGGTCCCCAGCCGACCCTCGCTGGGTGTCTTCAGCGCTTCTTTATCGAATAGTGGCCAGCTATACGATTACTCCGATAGGAACCAGACAGGGATTTCTCACCGGGCCAATCGCCGAAGCCAGGACGCTGTCATGTCTATGGAGACGCCCCCTTCCGCCGGCAATGTCAACTTCGAATGGGATGAACGCACCGAGGACCAGGGTGGTGATGGGTTTGTAGATGGAATGGCTATTCTCCCTAGCCGTTCTAATGATGGTGGCTATTTAG GCACCGCATCTGGTGCTGCGTTACTCCGAATGACTAACTCCCAGTCTGGCGGGGAAAGGCTTGACATGCCGGAGCCTGGTCGCCCATTTGAAACAGCATCTTCCCACCCGTCACCAAGCATTCCTTTCGCATTGAGTTCTCTGTCTCAGCTGGAACCGTTTGTCGATGCGTACTTTTCCCTTTATCATTGCTCGTACCCGATCATTCATGAAGCGACATTCCGTGCGCAGTTCATGGAGGTCATTCCACGACCCACCAGCAATACCTGGCAGGTGTTGTTGTACGTGGTAGCAGCCTTGGGAGCTTTTACAGCTGCAGTGACGCCGACTGATGTGGATCTGGCCTTGTTCAAGGCGGCAAAGGCTCGCTTGACTATTGATGTACTGGAAACTGGCAGTCTGATTTTGGTGCAAGCGTTAACCTTGAGCTCAAACTACTTACAAAAGAGGAATAAACCAAACTCTGGATACAACTACCTTGGACTTGCTCGGCGGACTGCAATGGGAATCGGTTTGCACAAAGAGTTTCCCACTTCGAAAGCGTCCCCATTGGCAATGGAGATGAGACGACGAGTCTGGTACTGTCTCTACATCTTTGATGTGggcgccatcatcactttctCGCGGCCCTTGGAGTTTCCAGAGCAGGGAATTGAGACTCGCTTGCCATTAAACATCCATGAAAGC GGTATTACCGCCAGTACACAGACCGCCCCGTCCCCAGTAACTGAAACTACTGTGTATACACATCTTCGGGCGCAAGCGATGTTCCATCTAAAGACAAACCTGATTTATACCAAAATCACTTCGACCTCATTCCCATCTGCGGCTGAGCTGATCGAACTAGATGGCCGTCTTATCGGCGACTGGTTGGCGTCTCTTCCGTACTTTTTCAATGAGGGGGCCATCCAGGCGCCCAAGTTTGCTCTCTGCCATTCAATCCTGCGATGGAGGTATCGTAATCTCCGCATCCTGATGTACCGACCGTTTCTGGTAGGCAAATGGATGCTCAACTCCGACCAAGGCCCGGACGGTCTCCGTGAGAAAGACGATACCCACGTAGAACTTGCCATTCAACGATGTTTCGATGCGGCCCGCGAATCTGTTGAGCTTATCTCATCGTTCTGGGCACAACATCAGAAAACAACTATGGCTTGCTGGTATGGAGTATACTTCTTGTTCCAAGCGATCCTAATCCCAGTGATCTGTTTGCGGAACAATCCGTCAGATCCGGCCGCCCACGGTTGGCGGGAACAGATTTTTCAGGCAGTCAACACTCTCGAATCAATGGTGCCACTTAATGCGAATGCTGAAAGGTTTCTCAGAGTTATACAATCTCTCTGCGGCTGCTATCTCTATCCTCGCAgcaatggctgggagggCCCAATCCAAGAGTCACCTGAGACACAGATCGCGAACCTCTACCCTCTGATGTGGCCAACGTTAGAGATGGCACAGCTCGATGGTGTGGATTCGGCTCT GCTGACACTCTGCCCGTTCTTCTCAGACAACAATCTGTGA